In Candidatus Hydrogenedentota bacterium, the sequence GCTCCTCGGCGAGTCGTTTCATCCCATCCATGACACGGTCGGCGCCGTCGCGCTGGACAGTTACGGACGTCTCGCCGTCGCGACATCCACCGGCGGCACGCGGGGAAAGATGCCGGGCCGTGTCGGCGATTCGCCCATCTTCGGCGCAGGCGCCTACGCGGATGCCGCCTGTGCTGTGTCATCGACCGGGGTGGGCGAGTTCATCATGCGGGCGCTGCTTGCGAAATTCGTCGCCGACGGAATTGCCCGCGGCCTCACGCCGGAACTCGCTACGCAGGGCGCAATCGCCCACCTGGCGCACATCGGCGGAATGGGTGGTGTAATCGCAGTGGACCGAGAGGGCCGTGTCGGGCGCTGGGCGAATACGGCGGCCATGCCTTCGGGTTATGTCGATGGCAAGGGAGTTCGCGCTGTCCGTCCGTAGCGACTCGTCGCCCACAAACGTCAATTGGTCATCGTTGCGCCCCTTGTCAGGCTGCGCTTTGTTCGATATACTGCCTGTTTATTCAACAAATTTGCGGGTTTTCCATATATGTTTCTTGGTCAAGGGGGTAGGCGATGCGCCATGGGGCGAGCCTAATTGCGGCACTCGAGGGCATGAGCCGGCCCGCGTTTCGGATCGCGAAGGAGCTGACGCTTAACAGCCGCTCGGGCCTGACTGTCCGCTTTCTGTCAAAGAAACTCGAACTTCCCGAGGAGGAAATCGAGTACATCATCGACGTCAACCACCGCATCTTCTTTACGGACATCACGAAGGTAAAAC encodes:
- a CDS encoding isoaspartyl peptidase/L-asparaginase translates to MHALAVHGGAGQWPEEKVQRALDGVSRALDIGQAILARGGAALDAVEQAVQVMEDDPVFDAGTGSYANTDGEVEMDAIIADGASGRFGSVAAVRNVRHPIAVARKVMDDTPHCLLVGEGATRFAHANGFDFIPNELLLGESFHPIHDTVGAVALDSYGRLAVATSTGGTRGKMPGRVGDSPIFGAGAYADAACAVSSTGVGEFIMRALLAKFVADGIARGLTPELATQGAIAHLAHIGGMGGVIAVDREGRVGRWANTAAMPSGYVDGKGVRAVRP